In the genome of Halostella limicola, one region contains:
- a CDS encoding acetate--CoA ligase — protein sequence MADDDESPDVQLEARLEEQEAFDPPESFEEQANVSDPNIYDEFEENWPECWERAADLLDWDEEYDQVLDDSDAPFYEWFTGGSLNASYNCIDRHVESGRKNQAAIKWEGELGETRTYTYQDLYREVNEFAAALRDMGVEEDDVVTLYMPMVPELPIAMLACARIGAPHSVVFAGFSADALATRMNSADSEYLVTCDGYYRRGDALNHKQKADEGLRGVDHEVSDVVVVDRLGDELTHFLGDSAHDYDDLVADYQGERVEPVSRDAEDMLFLMYTSGTTGEPKGVKHTTGGYLSYVSWTSQAVLDIKPEDTYWCSADIGWITGHSYIVYGPLALGTTTVMYEGTPDYPEKDRLWEIVEKYAVDQLYTAPTAIRAFMKWGAEFPERHDLSSLRLLGTVGEPINPRAWKWYYKHIGGEECPVVDTWWQTETGGMMVTTLPGVGEMKPGSAGPPLPGIDARIVDESGEEVEAGRAGYLTVDKPWPGILRTLYENDERFVSEYWAEYSDEEADEWVYFPEDGAKIDEDGYITV from the coding sequence ATGGCAGACGATGACGAATCCCCGGACGTACAGCTCGAGGCGCGGCTCGAGGAACAGGAGGCGTTCGATCCGCCCGAGTCGTTCGAGGAGCAGGCGAACGTCTCGGACCCGAACATCTACGATGAGTTCGAGGAGAACTGGCCGGAGTGCTGGGAGCGAGCGGCCGACCTGCTTGACTGGGACGAGGAGTACGATCAGGTGCTCGACGATTCCGACGCGCCGTTCTACGAGTGGTTCACCGGCGGCTCGCTGAACGCCTCGTACAACTGTATCGACCGCCACGTCGAAAGCGGCCGGAAGAACCAGGCCGCCATCAAGTGGGAGGGCGAACTGGGCGAGACACGCACGTACACCTATCAGGACCTCTACCGCGAGGTCAACGAGTTCGCGGCGGCGCTGCGGGACATGGGCGTCGAGGAGGACGACGTGGTGACGCTGTACATGCCGATGGTGCCGGAACTCCCCATCGCGATGCTGGCGTGCGCCCGTATCGGCGCACCGCACAGCGTGGTGTTCGCGGGGTTCTCGGCGGACGCGCTCGCGACGCGGATGAACAGCGCCGACTCGGAGTACCTGGTCACCTGCGACGGCTACTACCGCCGCGGCGACGCCCTCAACCACAAGCAGAAGGCCGACGAGGGGCTCCGCGGCGTCGACCACGAGGTGAGCGACGTGGTGGTCGTCGACCGCCTCGGCGACGAGCTCACCCACTTCCTCGGCGACAGCGCGCACGACTACGACGACCTCGTCGCCGACTACCAGGGCGAGCGCGTCGAGCCGGTGTCGCGGGACGCGGAGGACATGCTATTCTTGATGTACACGTCGGGGACGACCGGCGAGCCGAAGGGCGTGAAACACACCACCGGCGGCTACCTCTCGTACGTCAGCTGGACCAGTCAGGCCGTACTGGACATCAAGCCGGAGGACACGTACTGGTGCTCGGCGGACATCGGTTGGATCACGGGTCACTCCTACATCGTGTACGGCCCGCTCGCGCTCGGCACCACGACGGTGATGTACGAGGGCACCCCCGACTACCCCGAGAAGGACCGCCTCTGGGAGATCGTCGAGAAGTACGCCGTCGACCAGCTGTACACCGCGCCCACGGCGATCCGGGCGTTCATGAAGTGGGGCGCGGAGTTCCCCGAGCGCCACGACCTCTCCTCGCTGCGACTGCTGGGAACGGTGGGCGAGCCGATCAACCCGCGGGCGTGGAAGTGGTACTACAAGCACATCGGCGGCGAGGAGTGTCCCGTCGTCGACACCTGGTGGCAGACCGAAACCGGCGGCATGATGGTCACCACGCTCCCCGGCGTCGGTGAGATGAAGCCCGGCAGCGCCGGCCCCCCGCTTCCGGGTATCGACGCCCGCATCGTCGACGAGAGCGGCGAGGAGGTCGAGGCCGGCCGCGCGGGCTATCTCACCGTCGACAAGCCGTGGCCGGGAATATTGCGAACGCTGTACGAGAACGACGAGCGGTTCGTCTCGGAGTACTGGGCGGAGTACTCCGACGAGGAGGCCGATGAGTGGGTGTACTTCCCGGAGGACGGGGCGAAGATCGACGAGGACGGCTACATCACGGTG
- a CDS encoding acyl-CoA mutase large subunit family protein, protein MYDDDELADIREAREEWEEETLDPVLERYGERRDRFATVSNLEVDRLYTPEDVSETDYAEDLGFPGEPPFTRGVYPTMYRGRTWTMRQFAGFGTAEETNERFHYLTEEGQTGLSTAFDMPTLMGKDSDDPLSDGEVGKEGVAVDTLRDMEILFDGIDLGEVSTSFTINPSAPVIYAMYVALADQQGVPRDEVRGTLQNDMLKEFIAQKEWVVPPEPSLDVVTDTIEFAVDETPKFKPISISGYHIREAGSTAVQELAFTLADGFAYVEDCLDRGLDVDEFAPQLSFFFNSHNSIFEEVAKFRAARRIYARVMDEWYDAERKESKQLKFHTQTAGQSLTAQQPMNNIVRVTIQALAGVFGGTQSLHTNSFDEALALPSEEAVRVALRTQQIISEESGAADIVDPLGGSYAVEALTDEVEEKAMAYIEEIREMGDGSVRDGVLTGIENGYFHREIQDASYEYQERVERGDEVVVGVNRFEIEEDTRPEILKVDKDVQRKQRDRLERVKEERDDEAVEAALAAIDDAIESDDNVMPPIVDAVKAYATMGEIMQVFEKRYGSYQETASVA, encoded by the coding sequence ATGTACGACGATGACGAACTCGCGGACATCCGCGAGGCCAGGGAGGAGTGGGAGGAGGAGACGCTCGACCCGGTACTGGAGCGCTACGGCGAGCGCCGCGACCGCTTCGCCACGGTGTCGAACCTGGAAGTCGACCGCCTCTACACGCCGGAGGACGTCTCGGAGACGGACTACGCGGAGGACTTGGGTTTCCCCGGGGAGCCGCCGTTCACCCGCGGCGTCTACCCGACGATGTACCGCGGCCGGACGTGGACGATGCGGCAGTTCGCCGGCTTCGGCACCGCGGAGGAGACCAACGAGCGCTTCCACTACCTCACCGAGGAGGGCCAGACCGGCCTCTCGACGGCGTTCGACATGCCGACCCTGATGGGGAAAGACTCCGACGACCCGCTCTCGGACGGCGAGGTGGGCAAGGAGGGCGTCGCCGTCGACACCCTGCGGGACATGGAGATCCTGTTCGACGGCATCGACCTGGGCGAGGTGTCGACCTCCTTCACGATCAACCCCAGCGCGCCCGTCATCTACGCGATGTACGTCGCGCTCGCCGACCAGCAGGGCGTGCCCCGCGACGAGGTCCGCGGAACGCTCCAGAACGACATGCTGAAGGAGTTCATCGCGCAGAAGGAGTGGGTCGTCCCGCCGGAGCCGAGCCTCGACGTCGTCACCGACACCATCGAGTTCGCCGTCGACGAGACGCCGAAGTTCAAGCCCATCTCCATCTCGGGCTACCACATCCGCGAGGCCGGCTCGACCGCCGTGCAGGAGCTCGCCTTCACGCTCGCCGACGGGTTCGCCTACGTCGAGGACTGCCTCGACCGCGGGCTCGACGTCGACGAGTTCGCGCCGCAGCTCTCCTTCTTCTTCAACTCGCACAACTCCATCTTCGAGGAGGTGGCGAAGTTCCGCGCCGCGCGGCGCATCTACGCCCGGGTCATGGACGAGTGGTACGACGCCGAACGCAAGGAGTCCAAGCAGCTGAAGTTCCACACCCAGACCGCCGGCCAGTCGCTGACGGCCCAGCAGCCGATGAACAACATCGTCCGCGTCACCATCCAGGCGCTCGCCGGCGTGTTCGGCGGCACCCAGAGCCTCCACACGAATAGCTTCGACGAGGCGCTCGCGCTCCCCAGCGAGGAGGCCGTCAGGGTCGCGCTGCGCACCCAGCAGATCATCTCGGAGGAGAGCGGCGCCGCCGACATCGTCGACCCGCTGGGCGGCAGCTACGCCGTCGAGGCGCTCACCGACGAGGTCGAGGAGAAGGCGATGGCGTACATCGAGGAGATCCGGGAGATGGGCGACGGGTCGGTTCGCGACGGCGTCCTCACGGGCATCGAAAACGGCTACTTCCACCGGGAGATCCAGGACGCCTCCTACGAGTACCAGGAGCGCGTCGAGCGCGGCGACGAGGTCGTCGTGGGCGTCAACCGGTTCGAGATCGAGGAGGACACCCGCCCGGAGATCCTCAAGGTCGACAAGGACGTCCAGCGCAAGCAGCGCGACCGGTTGGAGCGCGTCAAGGAGGAGCGCGACGACGAGGCCGTCGAGGCCGCCCTCGCGGCCATCGACGACGCCATCGAGAGCGACGACAACGTGATGCCGCCCATCGTCGACGCCGTGAAGGCCTACGCCACGATGGGCGAGATCATGCAGGTGTTCGAGAAGCGCTACGGCTCCTACCAGGAGACCGCGAGTGTCGCCTGA
- a CDS encoding CBS domain-containing protein: protein MSDADEGNPRVREYMTRDVVTVSPDDTVGEVSERIAESEEHSGFPVTDRRRVEGFVSARDLLLADDADPLFKVMTDDLIVAHPEMKVTDAARVILRSGIQKLPVVDDAGNLVGIISNADVIRSQIERATPEKVGKLRRTLESIHDLDLREERREVPLAELTPTQGRVYADELEGRRYELERGLAEPLVVIDNDGKLLLADGHHRVLAADRLDIDEMDAYVIVVDEGVELGMERTAANEGLESLEDVEVVDYARHPLVETTERLQ, encoded by the coding sequence ATGAGCGATGCCGACGAGGGGAACCCCCGAGTGCGGGAGTACATGACCCGCGACGTGGTGACGGTGTCGCCGGACGACACGGTCGGCGAGGTGTCGGAACGGATCGCCGAGAGCGAGGAGCACTCCGGCTTCCCCGTCACCGACCGCCGTCGCGTCGAGGGGTTCGTCAGCGCGCGGGACCTGCTGCTGGCCGACGACGCCGACCCGCTGTTCAAGGTGATGACTGACGACCTCATCGTCGCCCATCCAGAGATGAAGGTGACCGACGCCGCGCGCGTCATCCTGCGTTCCGGCATCCAGAAGCTGCCGGTGGTCGACGACGCCGGCAACCTCGTCGGGATCATCAGCAACGCCGACGTGATCCGGAGCCAGATAGAGCGCGCGACGCCCGAGAAGGTCGGCAAGCTCCGCCGGACGTTGGAGAGCATTCACGACCTCGACCTCCGCGAGGAGCGCCGCGAGGTCCCCCTCGCCGAGCTTACGCCCACGCAGGGACGGGTGTACGCGGACGAACTGGAGGGGCGGCGCTACGAGCTGGAGCGCGGTCTCGCGGAGCCGCTCGTCGTCATCGACAACGACGGGAAGCTCCTGCTCGCCGACGGGCACCACCGCGTCCTCGCCGCCGACCGCCTCGACATCGACGAGATGGACGCCTACGTCATCGTCGTCGACGAAGGCGTCGAACTGGGGATGGAACGCACCGCGGCGAACGAGGGGCTGGAGTCGCTGGAAGACGTCGAGGTGGTCGACTACGCGCGGCACCCGCTCGTCGAGACGACCGAGCGTCTGCAGTAG
- a CDS encoding DHH family phosphoesterase gives MVSRLVLGCGAVGQRLVEKIARRDGDLEVVCGDRDRVETLRNDNVRARHADPADPAIADEAAPATVDVVVVAGDDAERNVRLAQQAATAYPDAFRLAYAGVDPTDEQRAALEAAADAVVDPGGATAAYLIDLVASEEGVQARRLRRTLQRIGGTLAVVMHDNPDPDAIASAIALSLVAETVGIDAVACYYGDISHQENRALVNLLDLDLRRLGPDDDLDAFDGFALVDHSRPGVNDQLPEDTPIDVVIDHHPPRAPVEAKFVDLRSDVGATSTLMTGYLDQFGLEIDRTVATALLYGIRIDTADFSREVSAADFDAAALLLPHVDAGVLERVESPSVSTDTLETVASAVRNREVRDDVLCSCVGEISDRDALAQAADRLLDMDGIHTTVVYGYADGVIYLSARSRGATLDLGETLRSAYDQIGSAGGHADMAGAQIPLGVIGEVEADERLDSVVRDVITDRFFDAVQDTRVDRTTSFSNETGSFEFPFAAADPDDSPGDHGT, from the coding sequence ATGGTTTCCCGGCTGGTGCTGGGGTGCGGGGCGGTCGGCCAGCGACTCGTCGAGAAGATCGCCCGCCGCGACGGCGACCTCGAAGTCGTCTGCGGCGACCGCGACCGCGTCGAGACGCTTCGGAACGACAACGTGCGCGCCCGGCACGCGGACCCGGCGGATCCCGCTATCGCCGACGAGGCAGCGCCGGCCACGGTCGACGTGGTGGTGGTCGCCGGCGACGACGCCGAGCGCAACGTCCGCCTCGCGCAGCAGGCGGCAACGGCGTACCCCGACGCCTTCCGCCTGGCGTACGCGGGCGTCGACCCGACCGACGAGCAGCGCGCCGCCCTCGAAGCGGCGGCCGACGCGGTCGTCGACCCCGGCGGCGCGACGGCGGCGTACCTGATCGACCTCGTGGCGAGCGAGGAGGGCGTGCAGGCGCGCCGCCTGCGCCGGACGCTCCAGCGGATCGGCGGCACGCTGGCGGTGGTCATGCACGACAACCCGGACCCGGACGCCATCGCCAGCGCGATCGCGCTGTCGCTGGTCGCAGAGACCGTCGGCATCGACGCGGTCGCGTGTTACTACGGCGACATCAGCCACCAAGAGAACCGCGCGCTGGTGAACCTGCTCGACCTCGACCTCCGGCGGCTCGGCCCCGACGACGACCTGGACGCGTTCGACGGGTTCGCGCTGGTCGACCACTCGCGGCCCGGCGTCAACGACCAGCTCCCGGAGGACACGCCGATCGACGTGGTGATCGACCACCACCCGCCGCGAGCGCCCGTGGAGGCGAAGTTCGTCGACCTCCGGAGCGACGTCGGCGCGACCAGCACGCTCATGACGGGGTATCTCGACCAGTTCGGCCTGGAGATAGACCGGACCGTGGCGACGGCGCTGCTCTACGGCATCCGGATCGATACCGCGGACTTCAGCCGCGAGGTGTCGGCCGCCGACTTCGACGCGGCGGCGCTTTTGTTGCCCCACGTCGACGCCGGCGTGCTGGAGCGCGTGGAGTCGCCGAGCGTCAGCACCGACACGCTGGAGACGGTCGCCAGCGCCGTCCGAAACCGGGAGGTCCGCGACGACGTGCTCTGCTCCTGCGTCGGCGAGATCAGCGACCGCGACGCCCTCGCACAGGCCGCGGACAGGCTGCTCGACATGGACGGGATCCACACGACGGTCGTGTACGGCTACGCGGACGGCGTCATCTACCTCTCCGCGCGGTCGCGGGGGGCGACGCTGGACCTGGGCGAGACCCTGCGGTCGGCCTACGACCAGATCGGCAGCGCCGGCGGCCACGCGGACATGGCCGGGGCGCAGATACCGCTCGGGGTCATCGGCGAGGTGGAAGCCGACGAGCGGCTGGACAGCGTCGTTCGGGACGTGATCACCGACCGCTTCTTCGACGCGGTGCAGGACACCCGCGTCGACCGGACGACCTCGTTCTCGAACGAGACTGGGAGCTTCGAGTTCCCCTTTGCGGCCGCCGACCCTGACGACTCGCCGGGCGACCACGGGACGTAG
- a CDS encoding NADH-quinone oxidoreductase subunit N — protein sequence MALYELPEWAGLAPALILAATSLVLLLIDSIDPDSSNRPALAGTATTGALLALAVTGWFLAAGVGDPDGRGVISLFGDQLVVDQMSLLFTFIFTSVTAMVTVASYDYLRGHSYQAEYYSLVLLAATGMATMASAASLATVFVSFELLSLSSYALVAFLKENRGSVEAGLKYFLIGALSSAIFVYGISLVYAVTGSLQLTAVAEAAAGTELVGVLGLGVLLVLGGVAFKTATVPFHFWAPEAYEGAPAPISAFLSSASKAAGFVVAFRVFTVAFPVEQFLEIGVDWVFAVQILAVVTMTLGNFAAATQDEVKRMLAYSSVGHAGYALIGLAAITGSNSDLVLGAGMMHLVVYGFMNTGAFLFVALAEYWDVGRTFEDYNGLASRAPVASLAMTVFMLSLAGLPPFGGFASKYILFMGAVNAGFWWLAAIGAINSALSLYYYSRVVKALWIEDPSDDVAKVGVTEQPVGIYAAIVFAAVMTVALLPAFGPVSETAISAAAALVP from the coding sequence ATGGCTCTGTACGAACTCCCTGAGTGGGCCGGCCTCGCCCCCGCGCTGATCCTGGCGGCGACATCGCTGGTCCTGCTCCTCATCGACAGCATCGACCCCGACTCGTCGAACCGCCCCGCGCTCGCCGGCACCGCGACGACCGGCGCCCTGCTCGCGCTCGCCGTTACCGGCTGGTTCCTGGCCGCCGGCGTCGGTGACCCCGACGGGCGGGGCGTCATCTCGCTGTTCGGCGACCAGCTGGTCGTCGACCAGATGAGCCTGCTGTTCACGTTCATCTTCACGAGCGTGACGGCGATGGTGACGGTCGCGAGCTACGACTACCTGCGCGGTCACAGCTACCAGGCCGAGTACTACTCGCTCGTCCTGCTCGCGGCGACGGGCATGGCGACGATGGCCAGCGCGGCCAGCCTGGCGACCGTGTTCGTCAGCTTCGAGCTGCTCAGCCTCTCCTCGTACGCGCTCGTCGCGTTCCTCAAGGAAAACCGCGGAAGCGTCGAGGCGGGCCTGAAGTACTTCCTCATCGGCGCGCTCTCCTCGGCGATCTTCGTCTACGGCATCAGCCTGGTGTACGCCGTCACCGGCTCGCTCCAGCTGACCGCCGTCGCCGAGGCGGCCGCGGGCACCGAACTCGTCGGCGTCCTCGGTCTGGGCGTCCTGCTGGTGCTCGGCGGGGTCGCGTTCAAGACCGCGACCGTCCCGTTCCACTTCTGGGCGCCCGAGGCGTACGAGGGCGCGCCCGCGCCCATCAGCGCGTTCCTCTCCTCGGCGTCGAAGGCCGCCGGCTTCGTCGTCGCGTTCCGCGTGTTCACCGTCGCGTTCCCGGTCGAGCAGTTCCTCGAGATCGGCGTCGACTGGGTGTTCGCGGTCCAGATCCTCGCGGTCGTGACGATGACGCTCGGTAACTTCGCCGCGGCGACCCAGGATGAGGTCAAGCGGATGCTCGCGTACTCCTCGGTCGGGCACGCGGGCTACGCGCTCATCGGCCTGGCGGCGATCACGGGGTCGAACAGCGACCTCGTGCTCGGCGCGGGGATGATGCACCTGGTCGTCTACGGCTTCATGAACACCGGCGCGTTCCTGTTCGTCGCACTCGCGGAGTACTGGGACGTCGGCCGCACGTTCGAGGACTACAACGGTCTCGCGTCGCGGGCCCCGGTCGCCTCGCTGGCGATGACGGTGTTCATGCTCAGTCTCGCGGGCCTGCCGCCGTTCGGCGGCTTCGCGAGCAAGTACATCCTGTTCATGGGCGCCGTCAACGCCGGCTTCTGGTGGCTGGCCGCGATCGGCGCGATCAACAGCGCGCTGTCGCTGTACTACTACTCCCGGGTCGTCAAGGCGCTGTGGATCGAGGACCCGAGCGACGACGTCGCGAAGGTCGGCGTCACCGAACAGCCGGTCGGCATCTACGCCGCCATCGTGTTCGCGGCCGTCATGACGGTCGCGCTCCTGCCCGCGTTCGGCCCCGTCTCCGAGACGGCCATCAGCGCGGCGGCGGCGCTGGTGCCCTGA
- a CDS encoding complex I subunit 4 family protein, whose translation MLIETLIVVTFVGSLVTFAAPNRWAGELAFGISALPLVGSLVMYSQFDGTGNALMGGELAFEQSAEWISLGAYSLNWHTGLDGISMPLVVLTTVLVTLAIVSAWTPIDERQSQFYGLVLFMEAGLLGVFAALDFFVWFVFWEAVLVPLYLLIGVWGGPRRKYAAIKVFVYTNVASLAMFIGFVALVFNLPVDTFDLPTVAQALANDQLQAPGWTSVSALKTGAFVAMFAGFAVKVPVVPFHTWLPDAHVEAPTPVSVLLAGVLLKMGTYALLRFNFTMLADVATQYAEIIAIFAVVSVIYGALLALAQQDLKRIVAYSSVSSMGYVLLGLVAYTTYGVGGATFQMISHGLISGLMFMAVGVIYNTTHTRMVTDMSGLADRMPVTVGILVGGAFGYMGLPLMSGFAAEFFVFLGAFRSGTLSGAPVFTAVAMFGIVIVAGYLLFAMQRTLFGPFRLDTDYEVGPAPLHDVAPLFALLLLVIVLGVEPDLFFEMIRDAVNQMPLVEAGLGGGH comes from the coding sequence ATGTTGATCGAGACACTCATCGTCGTCACGTTCGTCGGCTCGCTCGTCACCTTCGCCGCGCCGAACCGCTGGGCCGGCGAACTGGCGTTCGGGATCAGCGCGCTCCCGCTCGTCGGGAGCCTCGTGATGTACAGTCAGTTCGACGGAACCGGCAACGCCCTGATGGGCGGCGAACTCGCCTTCGAGCAGTCCGCCGAGTGGATATCGCTGGGCGCGTACTCGCTCAACTGGCACACCGGTCTGGACGGCATCAGCATGCCGCTGGTCGTCCTGACGACGGTGCTCGTCACGCTCGCGATCGTCTCGGCGTGGACGCCCATCGACGAGCGCCAGTCCCAGTTCTACGGGCTGGTGCTGTTCATGGAGGCGGGCCTGCTCGGCGTCTTCGCGGCGCTCGACTTCTTCGTGTGGTTCGTCTTCTGGGAGGCCGTCCTCGTCCCGCTGTACCTGCTCATCGGCGTCTGGGGCGGTCCTCGCCGGAAGTACGCGGCGATCAAGGTGTTCGTCTACACCAACGTCGCCTCGCTGGCGATGTTCATCGGCTTCGTCGCGCTGGTGTTCAACCTGCCCGTCGACACGTTCGACCTGCCGACGGTCGCGCAGGCGCTGGCCAACGACCAGCTGCAGGCGCCCGGCTGGACGAGCGTGAGCGCGCTGAAGACCGGCGCGTTCGTCGCGATGTTCGCCGGGTTCGCCGTGAAGGTGCCCGTCGTCCCGTTCCACACCTGGCTGCCGGACGCCCACGTCGAGGCCCCGACCCCGGTGTCGGTGCTGCTGGCGGGCGTCCTCCTGAAGATGGGTACGTACGCCCTGCTGCGGTTCAACTTCACGATGCTCGCCGACGTCGCCACCCAGTACGCGGAGATAATCGCCATCTTCGCCGTGGTGAGCGTCATCTACGGCGCCCTGCTGGCGCTGGCCCAGCAGGACCTCAAGCGCATCGTCGCGTACTCCTCGGTCTCCTCGATGGGGTACGTACTCCTCGGCCTCGTCGCGTATACGACCTACGGGGTCGGCGGCGCGACGTTCCAGATGATCTCCCACGGCCTCATCTCCGGCCTGATGTTCATGGCCGTCGGCGTCATCTACAACACGACCCACACCCGGATGGTGACGGACATGTCCGGGCTGGCCGACCGGATGCCGGTCACCGTCGGCATCCTCGTCGGCGGCGCGTTCGGCTACATGGGGCTGCCGCTGATGTCCGGCTTCGCCGCCGAGTTCTTCGTGTTCCTCGGCGCGTTCCGCTCGGGCACGCTCTCGGGCGCACCGGTGTTCACCGCGGTGGCGATGTTCGGCATCGTCATCGTCGCGGGCTACCTGCTCTTCGCGATGCAGCGGACGCTGTTCGGGCCGTTCCGGCTCGACACCGACTACGAGGTCGGCCCCGCGCCGCTGCACGACGTGGCGCCGCTTTTCGCCCTGCTGCTGCTCGTCATCGTCCTGGGCGTCGAGCCGGATCTCTTCTTCGAGATGATCCGTGACGCCGTCAACCAGATGCCCCTGGTCGAAGCGGGCCTCGGAGGTGGTCACTGA
- the nuoL gene encoding NADH-quinone oxidoreductase subunit L, producing MFEYAPAIALLPFVSFLIALSVGSYMPKKGAFAGIAATGGSLLLSLWAFLTVSGGEVYNEPDLFTWVAAEELSLSFGILIDPLSAMMLVIVSLVAFLVHVFSLGYMNDEGETGLPRYYAELGLFTFSMLAFVYASNLLMAFMFFELVGLCSYLLIGFWFRTESAASAAKKAFLVTRFGDYFFLIGVVGIIATFGTAQFAGQESFPVLAEHALVDGETDAMTTFLGLGEQAWVALLGMLVLGGVIGKSAQYPLHTWLPDAMEGPTTVSALIHAATMVAAGVYLVARMYGFYALSPTVLTFIAFVGGFTALFAATMGVVKDDIKRVLAYSTISQYGYMMLGLGAGGFVAGSFHLMNHAFFKALLFLGSGSVIVLMHHEQDMWEMGGLKDEAPVTYYTFLAGSLALAGIVPFSGFWSKDEILFEALHYGLGNQPLLLGAYAMGLVAVFFTGFYTFRMVFLTFHGEPRSDTARDPHAVGWSIKVPLVVLGLLATFIGFVNMVPVAELTGSNIEFLHQWLDGPEETVTSVHHYEELVHDAAHFEASDIGPFLPGALSLGLALAGAFLAHTLYNVPDPEPHTEKLGSIRTLLKHNYYQDEYQVWLAEGLTLPIARAANKFDQTVIDGAVNGVSRVSLDSGSRLKQVQTGVVTNYAAMLTLGLVALLVVVGLYGGWF from the coding sequence ATGTTCGAATACGCGCCCGCGATCGCGTTGCTTCCGTTCGTATCGTTCCTGATCGCGCTCTCCGTGGGCAGCTACATGCCCAAGAAGGGGGCGTTCGCCGGAATCGCCGCCACGGGCGGGTCGCTGCTGCTGTCGCTGTGGGCGTTCCTCACCGTGAGCGGCGGCGAAGTGTACAACGAGCCGGACCTGTTCACGTGGGTCGCCGCAGAGGAGCTCTCCCTCTCCTTCGGCATCCTCATCGACCCGCTGTCGGCGATGATGCTCGTCATCGTCAGCCTGGTCGCGTTCCTGGTCCACGTGTTCAGCCTGGGCTACATGAACGACGAGGGCGAGACGGGCCTCCCGCGGTACTACGCCGAACTCGGCCTGTTCACCTTCAGCATGCTGGCGTTCGTCTACGCCAGCAACCTGCTGATGGCGTTCATGTTCTTCGAGCTGGTCGGGCTCTGCTCGTACCTGCTCATCGGCTTCTGGTTCCGCACCGAGAGCGCGGCGAGCGCGGCCAAGAAAGCGTTCCTGGTCACCCGCTTCGGTGACTACTTCTTCCTCATCGGCGTCGTCGGGATCATCGCCACGTTCGGCACGGCGCAGTTCGCCGGCCAGGAGTCGTTCCCGGTGCTCGCCGAACACGCGCTCGTCGACGGCGAGACGGACGCGATGACGACGTTCCTCGGTCTCGGCGAGCAGGCCTGGGTCGCGCTGCTGGGCATGCTCGTGCTGGGCGGCGTCATCGGCAAGTCCGCGCAGTACCCGCTGCACACCTGGCTCCCCGACGCGATGGAGGGCCCGACGACGGTCTCCGCGCTCATCCACGCGGCGACGATGGTCGCGGCCGGCGTCTACCTCGTCGCCCGGATGTACGGCTTCTACGCGCTGAGCCCGACGGTGCTCACGTTCATCGCGTTCGTGGGCGGCTTCACCGCCCTGTTCGCGGCGACGATGGGCGTCGTCAAGGACGACATCAAGCGCGTGCTCGCGTACTCGACGATATCGCAGTACGGATACATGATGCTCGGCCTCGGGGCCGGCGGCTTCGTCGCCGGGTCCTTCCACCTGATGAACCACGCCTTCTTCAAGGCGCTGCTGTTCCTCGGGTCGGGGTCGGTCATCGTGCTGATGCACCACGAGCAGGACATGTGGGAGATGGGCGGCCTGAAGGACGAGGCACCCGTCACCTACTACACGTTCCTCGCGGGCTCGCTCGCGCTCGCGGGCATCGTCCCGTTCTCGGGCTTCTGGAGCAAGGACGAAATCCTGTTCGAGGCGCTCCACTACGGCCTCGGGAACCAGCCGCTGCTGCTCGGCGCGTACGCGATGGGTCTCGTCGCCGTCTTCTTCACCGGGTTCTACACCTTCCGGATGGTGTTCCTGACGTTCCACGGCGAACCGCGATCCGACACCGCGCGGGACCCGCACGCGGTCGGCTGGTCGATCAAGGTGCCGCTCGTCGTGCTCGGCCTGCTGGCGACGTTCATCGGCTTCGTCAACATGGTGCCGGTCGCCGAGCTCACCGGCTCGAACATCGAGTTCCTCCACCAGTGGCTCGACGGGCCCGAGGAGACGGTCACGTCGGTCCACCACTACGAGGAACTCGTCCACGACGCCGCGCACTTCGAGGCGTCCGACATCGGTCCGTTCCTCCCCGGCGCGCTGTCGCTGGGGCTCGCGCTCGCCGGCGCGTTCCTCGCTCACACGCTGTACAACGTGCCGGACCCCGAGCCCCACACCGAGAAGCTCGGCAGCATCCGCACGCTGCTGAAACACAACTACTACCAGGACGAGTACCAGGTCTGGCTCGCCGAGGGGCTGACCCTGCCTATCGCCCGCGCCGCCAACAAGTTCGACCAGACGGTCATCGACGGCGCGGTCAACGGCGTTAGCCGCGTGAGCCTCGACTCCGGGAGCCGCCTGAAGCAGGTGCAGACCGGCGTGGTCACGAACTATGCCGCCATGCTCACGCTCGGGCTCGTGGCGCTGCTCGTCGTCGTCGGCCTCTACGGAGGGTGGTTCTGA